A section of the Anaerolineae bacterium genome encodes:
- a CDS encoding cyclic nucleotide-binding domain-containing protein yields MTTQTLTPQEIDRLIDTSPIAPESRVKLDSPFLRQLAAAGREVVDALMTEQHYPRGAVIFAEGDVGNAMYIIWSGRVAVVKGNPESPIVLGYRGPGEIVGEMALLEDQPRSASVIALEDTRLLRITRQDFKQLLSSNSAVGMGILSTLSARLRAADNARDAGLRAEDRLSKQVSELQTEKQHLLELQQLRQETTDLIVHDLRHPISSLLGIVNLLEMVLPKEVLEANQSLLNLANSTCGHMQLLVDSLLDIARMESGEVELELDELDLAQLITDAINRPIVPLEANVTLETIVPADLPPVMADEEKIIRVLANLIGNAIKYTPKNGHIGVVAEPKNGYIQVSITDTGPGIPPADRERIFERFAQVAGSNTRKGFGLGLAFCRLAVEAHGGRIWVEPGQGGEGSRFVFTLPL; encoded by the coding sequence ATGACAACGCAAACGTTGACCCCCCAAGAGATTGATCGCCTGATTGACACCAGCCCTATTGCTCCAGAATCAAGGGTAAAGTTGGACTCCCCCTTTTTACGCCAGTTAGCGGCGGCAGGCCGGGAGGTAGTGGATGCGTTGATGACCGAACAGCACTATCCCCGGGGGGCAGTAATTTTTGCCGAGGGCGATGTTGGCAACGCCATGTACATTATCTGGTCTGGACGGGTGGCGGTGGTCAAAGGAAACCCGGAGTCGCCAATTGTATTGGGTTATCGGGGGCCAGGAGAGATTGTGGGGGAAATGGCTCTGTTAGAAGACCAACCCCGTTCCGCCTCGGTGATTGCCCTGGAAGATACCCGCCTTTTGCGCATCACGCGCCAAGATTTTAAGCAACTATTGAGCAGCAACTCTGCGGTGGGGATGGGGATTTTGAGCACGCTCAGCGCCCGGCTGCGAGCCGCCGACAATGCCCGCGACGCCGGTCTGCGGGCCGAAGACCGCCTGAGCAAACAGGTTTCCGAATTGCAAACCGAAAAACAGCATTTACTGGAACTCCAACAACTACGCCAGGAAACCACCGACCTCATTGTCCACGATTTGCGCCATCCCATCTCCAGCCTGCTGGGGATCGTCAACCTCCTGGAAATGGTGCTGCCCAAAGAGGTGCTGGAGGCTAACCAATCGCTGCTCAATCTGGCCAATTCAACCTGTGGCCACATGCAGCTCCTGGTGGACTCTCTATTAGACATTGCCCGGATGGAATCTGGTGAAGTGGAATTGGAGTTGGACGAGCTGGATTTGGCCCAACTCATTACCGATGCCATAAACAGGCCGATTGTCCCGCTGGAAGCAAACGTTACCCTGGAGACTATTGTTCCCGCCGACTTACCGCCCGTAATGGCCGATGAGGAGAAAATCATCCGGGTTTTGGCTAACTTGATTGGCAATGCCATTAAGTATACGCCCAAAAATGGGCATATCGGGGTGGTGGCGGAACCAAAAAATGGATATATCCAGGTAAGCATCACCGATACCGGCCCGGGTATTCCCCCCGCGGATCGGGAACGAATCTTTGAACGTTTTGCCCAGGTGGCCGGAAGTAATACCAGAAAAGGCTTTGGCCTGGGCCTGGCCTTTTGCCGGTTAGCCGTGGAGGCGCACGGGGGGCGGATTTGGGTAGAACCCGGCCAGGGCGGCGAAGGCAGTCGCTTTGTTTTTACCTTGCCTCTCTGA
- a CDS encoding pentapeptide repeat-containing protein, producing MKREQVMRVIKKARARGEIPNLRNANLQNLDLSEINLRRVYLQGANLAQSNLRRADLSRAYLREANLSQANLSQANLSQANLFRANLREANLVAADLRRVNLRGADLRGADLSRANLRGGNLFRADLRGANLSEASLIGANTGGANLAAANLTEANITGEQLSIAESLAQTTMPNGTIHD from the coding sequence ATGAAACGTGAGCAAGTGATGCGCGTTATCAAAAAGGCCCGCGCCAGAGGGGAAATACCCAACCTGCGGAACGCCAATTTGCAGAACCTTGATCTAAGTGAAATCAACTTGCGCCGGGTTTACCTGCAAGGCGCCAACCTGGCCCAATCAAATTTGAGACGCGCGGACCTGAGCCGGGCCTACTTGCGCGAGGCCAATTTGAGCCAGGCCAATTTGAGCCAGGCCAATTTGAGCCAGGCCAATCTATTCAGGGCCAATTTGAGGGAAGCCAACCTGGTTGCCGCCGACCTGCGACGGGTCAATCTGCGGGGGGCCGACCTGCGCGGAGCGGATTTAAGCCGGGCCAACCTGCGGGGGGGTAATCTATTCCGGGCTGATTTGAGGGGAGCTAATCTCAGTGAAGCGTCCCTGATTGGGGCCAATACCGGCGGGGCCAATCTGGCCGCAGCCAACTTAACCGAGGCCAATATCACCGGCGAGCAACTGAGCATTGCCGAAAGCCTGGCCCAAACCACCATGCCCAACGGCACAATACACGACTAA
- a CDS encoding tetratricopeptide repeat protein, producing the protein MFDLLQSIAAYVPPNIVRNVLADRAPTPPSAATAERFSAAILFADISGFTPLTEALGQKGSEGPEELTRLLNRYFSWMIAFIEAEGGEVIKFGGDSLTAMFPAVDEALATATRRAKQTAETMQSVMDEFSVMESSVGLVTLAMKIGLGAGEIVAACVGGVSNRWEYIIAGDALRQAAQAEHQAAQSQIVLSPEASAIIAPGAVSPRSLPRPDWTSIQDTIRVEQALRCYVPTPVLGWLDQGLHHWLATLRPMSVLFVGVNKLDYAQPQAIQKLHALVRGVQEIIHHYQGSLTRLTVDDKGTVFLLLFGAPPYAHEDDAERAVRCALDLQGLAAEHKLQLSIGVTTGRVFAGPVGSETRREYTVMGDTVNLAARLMTVAGPGRICCNYAAYRHSRNQITFETLAPVQVKGKAGPVRLYRPLDHSRGAGQAGQVKPEAIAQPAKPAGELRGRRSELAKLTSCLDRVLQTGRSYITVIEGEAGIGKSRLVETLVRLALERGPKPLIGQGHSFEQETPYHAWQNIFYTYFDLPGIDDITEQQSRVQAHVNEAAPEFGQYLPLLNDVLPLNFPENELTASLKAKARHESLLVLLLMLLRAWAIKQPLALILEDSHWLDPASWDLAAQTAWLLSSEQLPLFMVLAMRPLEGSATSMELLTLAGMAETEHLRLAPLSAEDTLALAAAKLDLTGNELPEAVAELVQKRAGGNPFFAEELIYALYNDGFITLKALPASTGAAGKTRCLISGDLDQAVQILPTTIQSTILSRIDRLPPEEQLMLRVAAVIGYTFAYTTLRDTLRQHLDINERSLKTHLYELIYLEFIQPANPEPDLTYCFKHSLIQEVTYQSLLFDRRRRLHRTVAQWYEQTYGKTQPPGNGPSPMLHPDETLPGPDSGANLTFPPVSAADPLASCYALLVYHWHQAEDEARERHYAALLGLQSAAQFANAEALSYLNRALNLTPHSETAERYKLLLARETVYNRLGSREAQAEDIAALAALAKALKDVRQETEVMLRQARYAEVTGNYALALAAAQQTVAQAKQIEDVAGEARAYLAWGSALYHQGNYEAAGKKLDQALALAQNNPSRCLEAEVLYRLGTLCMLQGDYPTARGYCQQALAFCRAHHHHPAQADNLHLLGLIQYHLGCYQAARDYFEQAIPLHYTIGHQQGEVKSLLAVGVLYLRQGDYEAARDYFEQVLDTASEIGDRETLAGALSNLGLLYGYLGDYPTARSYLSPSLDLREELGSQAGQADSLGKFGFVYYHSGDHQTAYRYCQMALAIQQKIGCRAGQGYSLTYLGHAQVELGQWQAASTTYNHLLNLRRQMNQPGPAIDALAGLARLALEQDDLDLALAYGEEILAWLKANEPAGLDNPFQVYLTLYRVLETAAQDNPALVEQAQAILETAHAILQEQTARLSNQVWQRKFRKRSISTGKLLLLGKRVDYET; encoded by the coding sequence ATGTTTGACTTATTGCAAAGCATCGCGGCGTATGTGCCCCCCAATATTGTGCGTAATGTGTTGGCCGATCGCGCCCCTACGCCACCCTCGGCTGCCACTGCCGAGCGATTCTCTGCGGCCATTCTCTTTGCCGATATTTCGGGCTTCACTCCCCTCACCGAGGCGCTGGGCCAAAAAGGTTCAGAAGGGCCGGAAGAGTTAACGCGCCTGCTCAACCGCTACTTCAGTTGGATGATTGCCTTCATCGAGGCCGAAGGGGGGGAGGTGATCAAATTTGGCGGCGATTCCCTGACCGCAATGTTTCCCGCTGTGGATGAAGCGTTAGCCACAGCCACCCGGCGGGCCAAACAAACGGCTGAAACCATGCAATCGGTGATGGACGAGTTTAGCGTGATGGAAAGCAGCGTTGGCCTGGTGACGCTGGCCATGAAAATTGGCCTTGGGGCCGGGGAAATTGTAGCCGCTTGTGTGGGTGGGGTTTCCAATCGTTGGGAGTACATTATTGCCGGAGATGCGCTGCGCCAGGCGGCCCAGGCCGAACATCAAGCCGCTCAAAGCCAGATTGTGCTTAGCCCGGAAGCCAGCGCCATCATCGCTCCCGGCGCAGTTTCACCTCGTTCGCTGCCCAGGCCAGATTGGACTTCTATTCAAGATACAATCAGAGTGGAACAAGCCTTACGATGTTATGTGCCCACGCCCGTGTTGGGCTGGCTGGATCAGGGCCTACATCATTGGCTGGCTACCTTGCGCCCCATGAGCGTGCTCTTTGTGGGCGTCAATAAACTTGATTACGCGCAGCCCCAGGCCATCCAAAAACTGCACGCCCTGGTGCGGGGCGTGCAGGAAATCATTCATCATTACCAGGGCAGCCTGACCCGCCTGACCGTAGACGACAAGGGCACTGTTTTTCTGCTCCTGTTTGGCGCGCCGCCCTATGCCCATGAGGACGACGCCGAACGAGCCGTCCGCTGCGCCCTGGATTTACAGGGGCTGGCCGCAGAACATAAGTTACAGTTATCCATTGGCGTTACTACCGGCCGGGTGTTTGCCGGCCCGGTGGGCAGTGAAACCCGGCGCGAATACACCGTGATGGGCGATACCGTCAATCTGGCCGCGCGGTTGATGACGGTAGCCGGCCCGGGCCGAATCTGTTGCAATTACGCAGCCTATCGCCACAGCCGTAATCAAATTACCTTTGAAACGCTGGCCCCGGTGCAGGTCAAGGGGAAAGCCGGGCCGGTCCGTCTCTATCGTCCGCTTGACCATAGCCGTGGCGCGGGGCAGGCCGGTCAGGTAAAGCCGGAAGCCATTGCTCAGCCCGCCAAACCCGCCGGTGAGTTGCGAGGACGCCGGAGTGAACTGGCCAAACTGACCTCTTGTCTGGACCGGGTGCTCCAAACAGGCCGCAGTTACATCACCGTGATTGAAGGGGAAGCCGGGATTGGCAAGTCACGTCTGGTAGAAACGTTGGTCCGGTTGGCATTAGAACGCGGCCCGAAGCCCCTGATCGGCCAGGGACACAGTTTTGAACAAGAAACGCCCTACCATGCCTGGCAAAACATTTTTTACACTTATTTTGATTTACCGGGTATTGACGACATTACTGAGCAGCAAAGCCGGGTTCAGGCCCACGTGAATGAAGCCGCGCCCGAATTTGGGCAATATCTGCCCCTGTTAAACGATGTGTTGCCCTTGAATTTCCCGGAAAATGAACTCACCGCCTCGCTCAAGGCCAAAGCGCGGCATGAGAGTTTGCTTGTGCTGCTGCTCATGCTGCTGCGAGCCTGGGCCATAAAACAACCGCTGGCCCTTATTCTTGAAGATAGCCACTGGCTCGATCCGGCTTCCTGGGACCTGGCCGCACAGACAGCCTGGCTTTTGTCGTCCGAGCAATTGCCGCTATTTATGGTTTTGGCCATGCGCCCTCTGGAAGGCAGCGCCACCTCAATGGAACTGCTCACCCTGGCCGGAATGGCCGAAACAGAACATTTGCGTCTGGCTCCTCTTTCGGCAGAGGATACCCTGGCCCTGGCCGCCGCCAAACTGGACCTCACCGGCAACGAACTGCCTGAAGCCGTGGCCGAACTGGTGCAAAAACGGGCGGGCGGCAATCCCTTTTTTGCCGAAGAACTGATTTATGCGCTGTATAATGATGGTTTTATCACCCTCAAAGCCCTGCCCGCCTCCACAGGCGCTGCCGGCAAAACCCGCTGCCTGATCAGCGGCGACCTGGACCAGGCCGTTCAGATTTTGCCAACCACCATCCAGAGCACCATTCTTTCCCGGATAGACCGGCTGCCGCCAGAAGAACAACTTATGCTCAGAGTGGCCGCCGTGATCGGTTACACATTTGCCTACACCACCCTGCGCGATACCTTACGCCAGCATTTAGACATAAACGAACGTTCCTTAAAAACCCACCTGTATGAACTAATTTACCTGGAATTTATCCAACCGGCAAACCCGGAGCCAGACCTGACCTATTGTTTTAAGCACAGCCTTATCCAGGAAGTCACCTATCAATCCCTACTTTTTGACCGGCGCCGGCGATTGCATCGCACGGTGGCGCAGTGGTATGAGCAGACTTACGGCAAAACGCAGCCCCCCGGCAACGGTCCCTCCCCGATGCTTCATCCTGATGAAACCCTGCCCGGCCCAGACTCCGGCGCCAATTTGACTTTTCCACCGGTTTCCGCGGCTGATCCACTCGCCTCCTGTTACGCCCTGCTGGTCTATCACTGGCACCAAGCCGAAGATGAAGCGCGAGAAAGGCATTACGCCGCCCTGCTGGGCTTACAATCAGCCGCCCAATTTGCCAATGCCGAAGCCTTGAGCTACCTCAATCGCGCCCTGAACCTGACCCCGCATAGTGAAACGGCAGAACGTTACAAACTGCTGCTGGCCCGCGAAACAGTATACAACCGCCTGGGCAGCCGAGAAGCGCAGGCCGAAGATATCGCCGCACTGGCGGCATTGGCCAAAGCGTTAAAAGATGTCCGGCAGGAAACCGAGGTAATGTTGCGGCAGGCGCGTTATGCCGAAGTCACCGGCAACTACGCTCTGGCCCTGGCCGCGGCCCAACAAACCGTAGCCCAGGCCAAACAAATTGAAGATGTGGCCGGTGAAGCCAGAGCTTACCTGGCCTGGGGCAGCGCCCTCTATCACCAGGGTAATTATGAAGCGGCCGGTAAGAAACTGGATCAAGCCCTGGCCCTGGCCCAAAACAACCCCAGTCGCTGCCTTGAAGCGGAGGTGTTATACCGGCTTGGCACGCTCTGCATGCTCCAGGGCGACTACCCCACCGCTCGAGGTTATTGCCAGCAAGCCCTGGCCTTCTGTCGCGCCCATCACCACCATCCCGCCCAAGCTGATAATCTACACTTGCTTGGCCTCATTCAATATCACCTGGGTTGCTACCAGGCCGCGCGGGATTACTTTGAGCAGGCTATCCCCCTTCATTACACCATCGGCCACCAACAAGGCGAAGTGAAGTCTCTGCTGGCGGTGGGCGTTCTTTACCTGCGCCAGGGCGATTATGAGGCCGCGCGGGATTATTTTGAGCAGGTTCTGGATACTGCTTCCGAAATTGGCGATAGAGAAACTCTAGCCGGCGCCCTCAGTAATCTTGGCCTGCTTTACGGTTATCTGGGCGACTATCCTACTGCCCGCAGCTATTTATCGCCCTCGCTTGACCTGCGCGAAGAACTTGGCAGCCAGGCCGGCCAGGCCGATTCCCTGGGCAAGTTTGGTTTTGTCTATTACCATTCAGGCGATCATCAAACCGCCTATAGATATTGCCAGATGGCTTTGGCTATTCAACAGAAAATTGGCTGCCGGGCAGGCCAGGGTTATAGCCTCACCTATTTAGGCCATGCCCAGGTTGAACTGGGCCAATGGCAGGCTGCGTCCACCACTTACAACCACCTCCTAAACCTGCGCCGCCAAATGAATCAACCCGGACCGGCCATAGATGCCCTGGCCGGTCTGGCCCGGCTGGCCCTGGAACAGGACGACTTGGACCTGGCTTTAGCCTACGGAGAAGAAATTTTGGCCTGGCTCAAGGCTAACGAACCGGCCGGCCTTGACAACCCTTTTCAAGTTTATTTGACCCTTTACCGGGTGCTGGAAACAGCCGCCCAGGACAATCCGGCGTTGGTTGAGCAGGCCCAGGCCATTCTGGAAACAGCTCATGCCATTCTCCAGGAACAAACCGCTCGCCTCAGTAATCAGGTTTGGCAGCGCAAATTTCGGAAGCGATCCATCTCCACCGGCAAATTGTTATTGCTGGGTAAAAGAGTAGATTATGAAACGTGA
- the msrA gene encoding peptide-methionine (S)-S-oxide reductase MsrA, producing MSKQFEVATFGGGCFWCVEAVFQDLQGVQQVVSGYAGGVIENPTYQQVCTGTTGHAEVIQITFDPEVISYEDLLYVFWRTHNPTTLNRQGADVGTQYRSIILYHNEAQKAIAEKSRQKTNASSLWPDPIVTEIAPLAEFYPAETYHQNYYRSNPHQPYCMMVIDPKVKKFKKEFKDKLKVAA from the coding sequence ATGTCGAAACAATTTGAGGTAGCAACATTTGGGGGAGGATGTTTCTGGTGCGTTGAAGCCGTTTTTCAGGATTTGCAAGGTGTGCAACAGGTAGTTTCAGGCTATGCCGGGGGTGTAATCGAGAATCCAACCTACCAACAGGTTTGTACCGGCACCACCGGCCACGCCGAAGTGATTCAGATTACGTTTGACCCTGAAGTGATTTCTTATGAAGATTTGCTTTACGTATTTTGGCGCACCCACAACCCCACTACCCTGAACCGGCAGGGGGCCGACGTGGGCACGCAGTATCGCTCCATTATTCTCTATCACAATGAAGCGCAAAAAGCCATAGCCGAAAAATCCCGGCAAAAAACCAACGCTTCCAGCTTATGGCCCGATCCCATTGTGACGGAGATTGCGCCCCTGGCCGAGTTCTACCCGGCCGAAACGTATCACCAGAACTATTACCGCAGCAATCCTCACCAGCCTTATTGTATGATGGTGATTGATCCCAAGGTAAAAAAGTTCAAAAAGGAATTCAAGGATAAACTAAAGGTGGCGGCCTAA
- the rnc gene encoding ribonuclease III translates to MSDIANLEQILNLTFSDRALLQRALTHRSYLNENPDYPLEDNERLEFLGDAILDFITGEYLYHHFPEMAEGHLTNLRSALVRTETLARFATELNLGEYLFLGRGEEEGGGRQRKAILCDAFEALIGAVYLEWGLDCSRQLVVKMIKPALAEILSFDTHKDPKSRLQELAQSHYQLTPTYRTIKEQGPDHAKEFTVEAMIGNKTYGQGTGLSKQTAAQSAAEQALERLEQELMMKG, encoded by the coding sequence ATGAGTGACATTGCCAACCTTGAACAAATCTTAAACTTGACCTTTTCCGACAGAGCCTTGTTACAACGCGCCCTCACCCATCGTTCTTACCTTAACGAAAATCCTGATTATCCCCTGGAAGACAACGAACGGCTGGAATTTTTGGGCGACGCCATCCTTGATTTTATCACCGGCGAATATTTATACCATCACTTTCCGGAAATGGCCGAAGGGCACCTAACTAATCTGCGTTCGGCCCTGGTGCGCACCGAAACCCTGGCCCGCTTTGCCACTGAACTCAATTTGGGAGAATATCTCTTTTTGGGTCGAGGCGAGGAAGAAGGCGGGGGACGCCAGCGCAAGGCGATTTTGTGTGATGCCTTTGAGGCCCTCATTGGCGCGGTCTACCTGGAATGGGGTCTGGATTGTTCTCGCCAGCTTGTGGTAAAAATGATAAAACCGGCCCTGGCCGAGATTTTGAGTTTTGACACCCACAAAGACCCCAAAAGCCGGTTACAAGAATTGGCGCAAAGCCACTATCAATTGACCCCCACCTACCGCACCATTAAAGAGCAAGGGCCGGATCACGCCAAAGAGTTTACCGTGGAAGCCATGATTGGGAACAAAACCTACGGCCAGGGCACGGGCCTGAGCAAACAAACCGCCGCCCAGTCCGCCGCCGAACAAGCCCTGGAGAGATTAGAACAAGAATTGATGATGAAGGGTTAA
- a CDS encoding class I SAM-dependent rRNA methyltransferase, which translates to MITSQVILKKGREKSVENRHPWIFSGAIGRVEGEPANGDVVDVWNHRARFAARGIYNAKSQIRIRLLTWNPNDMIDEDFWRRRLRRAVAGRQTLIESQDTDAFRLVHAEADGLPGLIVDQYGTWLVVQFLSIAAEKHRGIILDTLVDLVSPQGIYERSDVEAREQEGLVPIAGPVRLETPPDLIEIVENGHTFLVDVKLGQKTGFYLDQRENRQKAVKYLAGKEILNAFAYTGAFAVYAAATGAKRIINVDTSEVALQLAERNMRRNGFGEREDVYAVANAFEILRAYEEAQWKFDVVILDPPKFAQRKGHVDKATRGYKDINLLAMKLIKRGGVLITFSCSGAVSADLFQKVLFGAAVDAGRTVQIIEHLSQAADHPILLTYPESEYLKGFVCRVW; encoded by the coding sequence ATGATTACAAGCCAGGTTATTCTCAAAAAGGGCCGGGAGAAGTCTGTTGAAAATCGTCACCCCTGGATTTTTTCGGGCGCAATTGGGCGGGTAGAGGGCGAGCCGGCCAACGGCGATGTGGTAGACGTGTGGAATCATCGCGCTCGTTTTGCGGCGCGGGGTATTTATAACGCCAAATCGCAAATCCGGATCCGTTTGCTCACCTGGAATCCCAACGATATGATTGACGAGGATTTCTGGCGGCGGCGTTTGCGCCGGGCCGTGGCCGGCCGGCAGACGCTTATCGAGAGCCAAGACACAGACGCCTTTCGCCTGGTTCACGCCGAGGCGGATGGCCTGCCGGGCCTGATTGTGGACCAATACGGCACCTGGCTGGTCGTCCAATTTCTGTCAATAGCCGCCGAAAAACACCGGGGCATCATTTTGGATACGTTGGTTGATCTGGTGAGTCCCCAGGGCATTTACGAACGCAGCGATGTTGAAGCGCGAGAGCAGGAAGGCCTGGTGCCCATTGCCGGGCCGGTTCGGCTTGAAACTCCCCCTGATTTAATTGAAATTGTGGAGAATGGCCATACGTTTCTGGTTGATGTGAAGTTAGGCCAAAAAACAGGCTTTTACCTGGACCAGCGTGAGAACCGGCAAAAGGCGGTTAAATATTTGGCCGGCAAAGAAATATTGAACGCCTTTGCCTATACCGGCGCCTTTGCGGTGTATGCCGCCGCGACCGGGGCCAAACGGATTATTAACGTTGATACCTCTGAAGTGGCCCTCCAATTGGCCGAGCGCAACATGCGCCGTAACGGTTTTGGCGAGCGTGAAGACGTTTATGCCGTAGCCAATGCCTTTGAAATTTTGCGGGCCTACGAAGAGGCTCAATGGAAATTTGATGTGGTTATTTTAGACCCCCCCAAATTTGCCCAACGCAAGGGGCACGTTGATAAAGCCACGCGGGGGTATAAGGATATTAATCTGCTGGCCATGAAATTAATTAAGCGGGGAGGCGTGCTAATTACGTTTTCTTGCTCCGGCGCAGTGAGCGCCGACCTCTTTCAAAAAGTGCTCTTTGGCGCGGCCGTGGACGCCGGCCGGACCGTGCAAATTATTGAGCATCTCTCCCAGGCCGCCGACCACCCCATTTTATTAACCTACCCTGAATCTGAGTATCTGAAAGGATTTGTCTGCCGGGTGTGGTAG